The proteins below come from a single Chitinophaga pinensis DSM 2588 genomic window:
- a CDS encoding Crp/Fnr family transcriptional regulator translates to MEAKDLDVLRNAIQRFLKITDEEWALLTPHIRYRSLERGEKWIDEGQREQDFGIVLEGNMRHYYIRDGEEKTTYFYFEHHFVSSYISAITATPSRLTIEALTDSRLLAFSYKHLQSLYEQSPKWERFGRLVAEYLAIGLEERMAGLLILSPEERYLELLESNKQKIVERIPQHYIANYLGITPVSLSRIRKRVIKK, encoded by the coding sequence ATGGAAGCAAAAGACCTAGATGTTTTAAGAAACGCAATACAACGCTTCTTAAAAATAACGGATGAAGAATGGGCATTACTGACACCACATATCCGATACCGCTCATTGGAAAGAGGGGAGAAATGGATTGACGAAGGACAAAGGGAACAGGATTTCGGAATCGTGCTGGAGGGCAATATGCGGCATTATTATATCCGTGACGGTGAGGAGAAAACAACCTACTTCTACTTTGAGCATCACTTTGTCAGTTCTTATATCAGTGCTATAACCGCTACACCGTCCAGGTTGACCATCGAGGCACTGACAGATAGCCGGCTGCTCGCTTTTTCCTATAAACATCTGCAATCCCTTTATGAGCAATCTCCCAAGTGGGAGCGGTTTGGGAGGCTTGTTGCGGAGTACCTGGCCATCGGATTGGAAGAACGGATGGCAGGATTACTCATTCTGAGTCCTGAAGAGCGCTATCTGGAGTTGTTAGAGAGTAATAAACAAAAGATCGTCGAGCGGATTCCCCAACATTATATTGCTAACTATCTCGGTATCACACCGGTGAGTCTGAGTCGTATCCGTAAGCGTGTCATAAAAAAATAG